The following coding sequences lie in one Glycine max cultivar Williams 82 chromosome 19, Glycine_max_v4.0, whole genome shotgun sequence genomic window:
- the LOC102661153 gene encoding U3 small nucleolar ribonucleoprotein protein IMP3, with amino-acid sequence MRKLKFHENKLWKKVSVLEWKREGGHLENLVMQCYHITRRDDYKKYSGLCHMVQKLVNILKQMDPKDPFRIDMIDKLLEKLYNMGVIPTRQSIMLCERLTISSFCKRRLSIVFLRLKFAEHLKEAVTYIEIRVGPKTATDPAFVVTRNMEDFVT; translated from the exons ATGAGGAAGCTAAAGTTTCATGAAAATAAGCTTTGGAAGAAGGTAAGTGTTTTGGAATGGAAGAGGGAAGGGGGTCACTTAGAGAACCTGGTTATGC AATGCTACCATATTACTAGACGAGATGATTACAAAAA ATATTCAGGTTTATGCCATATGGTTCAGAAGTTGGTAAACATATTGAAACAAATGGACCCAAAGGATCCTTTTCGGATTGATATGATTGATAAGCTTCTGGAAAAATTG TACAACATGGGTGTGATTCCAACCAGGCAAAGTATCATGTTATGCGAACGCTTAACTATCTCATCCTtctgcaa GCGTAGGCTCTCAATTGTTTTTTTGCGACTAAAATTTGCGGAGCACTTGAAAGAAGCTGTCACATATATTGAGATAAGAGTTGGTCCAAAGACAGCTACAGATCCAGCTTTCGTTGTAACTAGAAACATGGAAGACTTTGTTACATAG